One genomic segment of Nitrospinota bacterium includes these proteins:
- a CDS encoding FecR family protein, with amino-acid sequence MLARWGNFHKVILPALLMVLLPLFTASAATTSGKKSITVSEYVNLLAKEHSKNRFVPKNAAKMAKDKIYTSVAAAMQKDGINLLTPEIANEPLTRLQMIDLTYTFISGKADGSTIEKKYFLKEFGVIDKDDIGLIKSFEGSVVFERARTKQSVKVTGTESVLFRDVAETDEESRLELEFDDKSVLTLGEDTSLVINEMIFDPAKQTRKTIVEVAYGNIRVKASKLESKNTDFEVKTPTAVIGVRGTEFVVSVGKDGKTKVLTLEGLVGVKSSNPAMARKGEVMVGGEQVTTVNTSAAPEKAAKAPKEEVAKAVKNTTVQKPIKVTGGGTVTAEDAKAVVSNKGLVVAAEQSSKEKAKDSDDEDSKKADKGDEDSDSDKKKADKKDDEDSDSRSASKDKGKSDDKSDSKDKSDKSASNDRKDSGDSKKESKKDKRYDVAQKDDKRDSKKDESKKDQVSRTNETKKNRDSKDQDVADNRGDDSDRDTSRDDSGSDSSRDGSGSDSGTSSGGSAGDGSSSGITADVDLLNKEIIKVIAEPGDNNIRKDLWSSIDEADKADDIRDRDAILTKAADAKAGRVLKDANGDRVRAQQYVVRPDSKTVQVVNVNSRSGSGGSADLTVMDWKTAFNDDVPTGKGIFDMPWGDYLNASEGAISNDSQYELDTMSVKFSHNDDSITETRGFDGISKSSQNINSEELTINGNSYTLSSKGTGTYSRGNNTGSGFSYNIIDGRNTSTINVALYVIGDGDTGKTGGDVGEISDVWMGLGVNTKGDSKDGISIGKENNLEFRFSNGTNSSLLGAPVDLIYIPLSNMAWAD; translated from the coding sequence GAAAGAACACTCAAAAAACCGATTCGTCCCGAAAAACGCTGCCAAAATGGCGAAGGATAAGATCTACACAAGCGTAGCCGCGGCTATGCAGAAGGACGGGATAAACCTCCTCACTCCCGAGATAGCCAATGAACCCCTTACAAGACTCCAGATGATTGACCTCACATATACCTTCATCTCCGGAAAAGCGGACGGCTCCACCATCGAGAAGAAATATTTCCTCAAGGAGTTCGGAGTAATAGACAAGGACGATATCGGCCTGATAAAGAGCTTCGAAGGCTCGGTTGTTTTCGAGCGCGCACGGACCAAACAGTCTGTGAAGGTAACCGGCACCGAATCTGTTCTTTTCAGGGACGTAGCCGAGACCGATGAAGAGTCAAGGCTTGAGCTGGAATTCGACGACAAATCAGTACTGACACTGGGCGAGGACACATCCCTTGTCATAAACGAAATGATCTTCGACCCGGCAAAACAGACCAGGAAAACGATAGTCGAGGTTGCATACGGAAACATCCGCGTAAAAGCCTCGAAACTTGAATCCAAGAATACAGATTTTGAAGTGAAGACCCCGACCGCCGTTATCGGCGTCCGCGGCACCGAGTTCGTGGTGTCGGTTGGTAAAGACGGAAAGACCAAGGTTCTTACACTTGAAGGGCTCGTAGGCGTGAAATCCTCCAATCCCGCGATGGCGAGAAAAGGGGAAGTAATGGTCGGCGGCGAGCAGGTAACCACCGTTAACACATCAGCCGCTCCTGAGAAGGCAGCCAAAGCGCCGAAGGAAGAGGTAGCCAAGGCCGTTAAAAATACTACCGTGCAAAAACCGATAAAGGTAACAGGCGGCGGTACCGTTACAGCCGAGGATGCCAAGGCAGTTGTCTCCAACAAGGGGCTTGTAGTGGCCGCCGAACAGAGCAGTAAGGAAAAGGCCAAGGATAGCGATGACGAAGATTCCAAAAAGGCCGACAAGGGTGACGAGGATTCCGACAGCGATAAGAAAAAAGCCGACAAAAAGGATGATGAAGATTCCGACAGCAGGAGCGCTTCAAAGGATAAAGGGAAATCTGACGATAAAAGCGACAGCAAGGATAAATCGGACAAGTCTGCAAGCAATGACAGAAAAGATTCCGGCGACAGCAAAAAAGAGAGCAAGAAGGACAAGAGGTACGACGTAGCTCAAAAGGACGACAAAAGGGATAGCAAAAAAGACGAGTCCAAAAAGGATCAGGTCAGCCGCACCAACGAGACCAAAAAGAACCGTGATTCTAAGGATCAGGATGTTGCCGATAACAGAGGCGACGACTCAGACAGAGACACCTCCAGGGATGACTCCGGTAGTGATTCATCAAGAGATGGCTCAGGAAGCGATAGCGGTACCAGCAGTGGCGGCTCTGCCGGCGACGGCTCCTCCTCCGGCATCACAGCCGATGTAGATCTCCTGAACAAGGAGATCATTAAGGTGATCGCTGAACCGGGCGATAATAATATCAGAAAAGATCTCTGGTCCTCGATTGACGAAGCGGATAAGGCGGATGATATCAGGGATAGGGATGCCATCTTGACCAAGGCCGCCGATGCAAAGGCAGGCAGGGTATTGAAGGACGCCAATGGCGACCGTGTACGGGCGCAACAGTATGTGGTTCGCCCTGACTCCAAAACGGTTCAGGTGGTAAACGTAAACTCCAGAAGCGGTAGCGGTGGCTCGGCAGACCTTACGGTCATGGATTGGAAAACCGCCTTCAACGACGATGTGCCGACAGGAAAAGGTATTTTTGACATGCCGTGGGGTGACTACCTGAACGCCAGCGAAGGCGCCATCTCCAACGACAGCCAGTACGAACTTGACACCATGAGCGTGAAGTTCAGCCACAACGACGACTCGATCACCGAGACAAGAGGATTTGACGGCATCAGCAAATCATCTCAGAATATCAATAGCGAGGAACTCACCATAAACGGCAACAGCTACACACTTAGCTCCAAAGGTACGGGCACCTATTCGAGAGGCAACAATACAGGTTCTGGTTTCAGCTACAACATAATCGATGGCAGAAATACATCCACAATTAATGTTGCGCTGTATGTCATTGGTGATGGTGATACCGGAAAAACCGGCGGTGATGTCGGCGAGATAAGCGATGTCTGGATGGGTCTGGGCGTTAATACCAAAGGTGATAGCAAGGATGGCATAAGCATTGGTAAAGAAAACAATCTTGAGTTCAGGTTCTCAAACGGCACGAATTCGAGTTTGCTTGGTGCCCCTGTCGACTTGATCTACATACCACTGTCGAATATGGCTTGGGCCGATTAG